CAGAAACTGGCAGGAGAGCTCCCTTTTTTGGCAGCGTGCGAACGCGGACTAGTCGTGAAACAGACGGTTCGACCTCGCAAGCTCGGCATTTTTTTATTCGATTGTCCGCAGGCTGCCGCTCGCCTTCAGGCACGCTTTTTGACAGGTGCTCTCCAAAAGGCGGGCCACCAACGCAGCAATGTTGACTCTGTCTTTCACTCGGTCGAAAAGAACTCCTGCCGACAGAGGGAGATACTCATGGCTGACGAGAATAATACTGGCGCAATGACCGATATGGCAGGCACGAATATACCGGCAAAAACGCCGGCGCCTAAAAAACAGCGCGCTCCGCGACGCCCGAAAGTAGCTGCTGAGGCAGCGGGTACTACGCAAGTTGCCAAACCCGCGAAGGCGCCGCGAGGTCGCAGAAAGCGTAGCGAACAACCCGCGGACACAAAGTCCGAGCCTGTCGAAATGCAGGTCGCCGACATCTCCGTCAAGGAGAGCACAATGGATACTGCAGCCA
This genomic stretch from Rhizobium sp. CB3090 harbors:
- a CDS encoding SyrB-like regulator, with protein sequence MADENNTGAMTDMAGTNIPAKTPAPKKQRAPRRPKVAAEAAGTTQVAKPAKAPRGRRKRSEQPADTKSEPVEMQVADISVKESTMDTAAKSTAQQSEQKVTTPVVSARDEMADLIQLEEENKRLRKLLAEKLRAENADLRKRLGLD